The following are from one region of the Sorghum bicolor cultivar BTx623 chromosome 2, Sorghum_bicolor_NCBIv3, whole genome shotgun sequence genome:
- the LOC110432608 gene encoding F-box/LRR-repeat protein At3g03360-like gives MGMLTRAKKRRLEQEEERLAVADRISSLPDDVLGDIVSLLPTKDGARTQVLSSRWRHVWRSAPLNLDLHADDTDGRGILASDISRILSAHRGPGRRFVMPRHYKHKHKEYPTPTTPATMDGWLQSSALNNLQELEFFGNVILQRPPWMYRFSSTLGVARFGFGGSSFPDGIIGNNASALRFPLLRQMTLLNVSISVSSLHALLAGCPILESLLIHELGHPRLSSIG, from the exons ATGGGGATGCTCACGAGAGCCAAGAAGAGGAGGCTGGAACAAGAGGAAGAGcgcctcgccgtcgccgaccGGATCAGCAGCCTTCCTGACGACGTCCTCGGCGACATCGTCTCCCTCCTCCCCACCAAAGACGGCGCCCGCACCCAGGTCCTCTCCTCCCGCTGGCGCCACGTATGGCGCTCCGCTCCTCTCAATCTCGACCTCCACGCCGACGACACCGATGGCCGCGGCATCCTCGCCAGCGATATCTCCCGCATCCTCTCTGCGCACCGTGGCCCCGGCCGCCGCTTCGTCATGCCTCGCCACtacaagcacaagcacaagGAGTATCCCACTCCCACCACCCCGGCGACCATGGATGGCTGGCTCCAGTCTTCTGCCCTCAACAACCTCCAGGAGCTCGAGTTCTTCGGCAACGTTATTCTTCAGCGGCCGCCATGGATGTACCGCTTCTCGTCTACCCTTGGTGTTGCTAGATTTGGCTTCGGTGGCAGCAGCTTCCCGGATGGAATAATCGGAAACAATGCCAGCGCGCTACGCTTTCCTCTTCTCCGGCAGATGACCCTTTTGAATGTCAGCATCTCAGTGAGCTCCCTGCATGCCTTGCTCGCCGGCTGCCCTATCCTGGAAAGCTTGCTAATTCACGAGTTGGGCCACCCTCGACTATCGTCTATCG GTTAG
- the LOC8054446 gene encoding uncharacterized protein LOC8054446, with amino-acid sequence MKVDISVISAPRFVILGDLFQNWRPTFGGNATFFQGSTVDSMTAVLPSVKVLSLSDVKVCLDAAINLVKCFPHMERLYIKAQTLWLKPKGVSYHKYQNLIRTLDIGVRKIVLVNYEGSKSHINFVKLFVSNAKVLESLRLELAITNVSDCWIARQHKRLHIEKRASRGAQIAFVSPNTMIGPPDELLSAEKVHDLSTDPFQRFH; translated from the exons ATGAAGGTGGACATTTCGGTAATCTCTGCGCCAAGATTTGTTATTTTGGGAGACCTCTTTCAGAATTGGCGTCCTACATTTGGGGGTAATGCAACCTTTTTTCAG GGATCAACTGTTGATAGCATGACGGCCGTGTTACCTAGTGTGAAGGTTTTATCTTTATCTGATGTCAAAGTTTGTTTGGATGCGGCTATTAATTTAGTGAAGTGCTTTCCCCACATGGAGAGGTTGTATATCAAG GCACAAACTCTGTGGTTGAAACCGAAAGGTGTGTCGTATCATAAATACCAAAACCTTATTCGCACCCTTGACATCGGTGTGAGGAAAATTGTGCTAGTAAACTATGAAGGAAGCAAGTCACATATTAACTTTGTCAAGCTTTTTGTATCAAATGCCAAAGTGTTGGAGTCACTGAGGCTTGAGTTAGCAATCACAAATGTTAGCGATTGTTGGATTGCAAGACAGCATAAGCGGCTCCATATTGAAAAGAGGGCTTCCAGGGGTGCACAGATCGCTTTTGTATCCCCTAACACGATGATTGGTCCACCTGATGAGCTTCTAAGTGCTGAGAAAGTACATGATCTGTCAACCGACCCTTTTCAAAGGTTTCATTAG